atgatgCTTCATATATCACATCTACTTTATCTGTCTGCTAACAtgttaataaacagaaatatgacaaatgatCTTCTGTGTCAGACTGTTACTGTACAACACATTGATTTAAAGCAGCAACATTTTAGtagaagataaaaaacaaaatgtcctccCTTTGAACATGTTTAAAACGTCATATATCAGTTACAACAACTTCTCAACACATTTGATCTCATTCAGTCTGACTATGACTCTACCAATCAGAGTGATCTCTGCCACTGATCTATCCCGTCCTAGTCTGTTTCCCCATGTCCATCTCTCACTGACCACTCACCTGTTCAGGTCCAGGTAGAGCTACGTGCTCCCCCTGTGGCCTCCTGTGGTTACTACACCAGCTACAGGATGAACTCCTTCACCATGAACTCTTGAACCTTGATGCTCTCCCTGGTCTCAGACGTAGATATCAAATATCAGAACAGATCTGGTTTCCCATCAAGTCTCAGACACCAGATTAAAGACttacagagaagagaaagtacTGACTCTGACCTGTAAACCACTTCATGGACTTGGACCCAGGTACCTTTCAGGTCCCTTTTTTTGAGGGATTGTGGACTCCTTGTTAAATACGGTTTTCTAGCAGAAAACTTTCATGACGCGTGaggtaaatgtaatttttatattaatatgaaataaatagtAGTGTAGTTTAACTGACAATAGATATCTAAGTAACTAAAACCTTgatttaaacataaatatagataagagtactgctgctgctgctgtcaccatTAAGCACGGTTGTTGTAGattattaatgaaaacatacacaaatcCAGAAAATATAAATCTTGTCCAGAAACGTTTTACTCTAAAGGTAATTTAAATACAGATCATTTGTagtaataaatacaatatataatacatGCTCCTCACATATCGTGTTCTGTTTTATGttcaaatgtatttcaaaatCGTTTTCAAAAGTATTTAGGAaagttttcactttcagtttactgtaaactgctgaGTTCATCACCGCCCACCGAAACTGGAGCACCCTGTCCTCTATTACGTCCGCAGAGACGACGTAAATAATGAGCGCCTGCCGCTCAAGGAAGTTTCGTTTTTGattgaacagagagaaaatgagcggcagaggaaaaggaggaaaaggactCGGTAAAGGAGGCGCTAAGCGTCACCGTAAAGTCCTCCGTGATAACATCCAGGGAATCACTAAGCCCGCTATCCGCCGTCTGGCTCGCCGTGGCGGAGTCAAGCGTATCTCCGGTCTCATCTACGAGGAGACTCGCGGAGTGCTCAAAGTCTTCCTGGAGAACGTGATCCGTGACGCCGTCACCTACACCGAGCACGCTAAGAGGAAGACGGTCACCGCCATGGACGTGGTCTACGCCCTGAAGAGACAGGGCCGCACTCTGTACGGCTTCGGAGGTTAAACCCGGTCCACATCCACCGAGACTCAACATCAACAaaggctcttttaagagccGCCCACCTCCTCTACAGAGCTCTGTCCTGTTAtatcatatacacacacacacacacacatacatatatctATATACCGGggtttatgtatgtatatgttcGCCTGAGTCTCTTTTAATGAGCTCATATCCAAATAAACATGATGGTAAAATTCCAGTTTATATTTGACGCTGGGATAGACTGTAGCTACagttctgttgttgtgtgtgtctatatagcaacatatataataatacactATAAAAAAAGTATGATTTTGTAAGGAAACAATGACAAAAGTTATTGTAGCTTTTATTTAGCTAGTCTGAAAAATCTTAAGTAAGAACAGTTCTAGTTTGAGATCTAGTTCTAGTCTACCTGAGGAGAAGAGATGTGTGCACCACATAAGGTGGTCACATCGTATATTCATATACGATCAGgacatacaaaatacaatcaCACGGACAAATCCAGAGTTATCACATCAGACAGATTGTGTACTGCAGTCACACTAACAGAAAAACCTCCACCGTCATGAGTAGAGAAAATGTAGCTTAGTGTTTGTAGTGggcagaaaaactgaattttactCAGTTTTACCACTACAATGATGCTTTGgatacaaatattcatatatttgaTCTAAAATGATCTGGAATGAAAACGCTCAAATGACACGTTTAACACAAGTGATCAGAGGGAACACGGCTCTTAGATGAGGCGGTGGGTGGCCCTGAGAAGGGCCTTTGTGTGGTTGGAGTAAAGAGCAGGTTTACTTGGAGCTGGTGTACTTGGTCACGGCCTTTGTTCCCTCGGACACGGCGTGCTTGGCCAGCTCACCGGGCAGCAGGAGGCGGAC
This region of Lates calcarifer isolate ASB-BC8 unplaced genomic scaffold, TLL_Latcal_v3 _unitig_1695_quiver_769, whole genome shotgun sequence genomic DNA includes:
- the LOC108890172 gene encoding histone H4, with product MSGRGKGGKGLGKGGAKRHRKVLRDNIQGITKPAIRRLARRGGVKRISGLIYEETRGVLKVFLENVIRDAVTYTEHAKRKTVTAMDVVYALKRQGRTLYGFGG